The sequence GATGCGCCTTTGCCTTCCCTGCCCTCCTCAGCTCCTGCTGTATTCGCAATTTCAGCCCTCGCTGTATCCCTAAAATCACTTATACCTAAACGCTATTTAATATCACAAAATACCGCACTCCCCGTGCGCTATTTCCGCCATTCTTTTGGCGCACTTTCCATTACTATCGCAAAAATATCCGTATCCCATTGATTACTAAAAGTATTGTAACTTTGTTCCGTCGGTACAAAGTTAAGTGTATGTTTTTAAAGGTTTTTTATTGTTGACAGCATCATTATTTGGGCTTGTAAAGGCGCAAAATGTGTCAGTTTGTGACAATAGAAGAACTCTAAAAGCGTTCATCGAATAACGCACTTTTTGTATGGCTAACAACGCAGTTTAAAGGGTGGCAAACAATGGATAAATGCCAATTGATAGACATCCCAAGCGACCCAGAGAAGAAACGTGAGTGGATCAAGTACAAACTCAAGATCCAGGGGCTTTCTCTGGCCGCATTGGGCAGAAAACACAAAACATCTCGGCAGGTGGTGTCTACGGCACTCTATAAGCCCAGTCCACGCTGGGAACATGAGATAGCTACAGCTTTGGGTGTGAAGCCGTCTGAGATTTGGCCGGAGCGGTACGACGAAGAACACGAAATACCCCTCAGACATAAGGAGGCAAGCTGATGAAGAACAAAGCCAAGGCGCTAG comes from Providencia huaxiensis and encodes:
- a CDS encoding helix-turn-helix domain-containing protein, with protein sequence MDKCQLIDIPSDPEKKREWIKYKLKIQGLSLAALGRKHKTSRQVVSTALYKPSPRWEHEIATALGVKPSEIWPERYDEEHEIPLRHKEAS